In Clostridium swellfunianum, a genomic segment contains:
- a CDS encoding D-alanine--D-alanine ligase family protein has product MKKKVAVLFGGQSTEHEVSRVSAASVLRNIDVAKYDVYPIGITKDGKWFEYTGAIDKIESGEWEIDEFYKTPEGQKFLFNKEVDAVFPVLHGLYGEDGTIQGLCKLLNLPCVGPGVMSSAVCMDKIYTKYLLERFGVKQAEYVVVNAYEYKEDYKQIIDKIEKKLPYPMFIKPSNSGSSVGITKAHSTQELIAGLTEALKYDRKILVERGINAREVEVAVLGNDYPKAAVPGEIIPAKEFYDYEAKYQNEASKLLIPAALSNEKLEAIKDEAVKVYRALDCAGMARVDFLVDKDTQEVYLNEVNTIPGFTKISMYPKMWQASGKAYSNLIDELIGLAIDRNNG; this is encoded by the coding sequence ATGAAGAAAAAGGTTGCAGTGCTATTTGGAGGTCAGTCTACAGAGCATGAGGTTTCTAGAGTTTCAGCAGCATCTGTACTTAGAAATATCGACGTAGCTAAATATGATGTTTACCCAATTGGTATAACTAAAGACGGGAAATGGTTTGAATATACTGGAGCAATTGACAAGATAGAAAGTGGAGAATGGGAAATAGACGAATTTTATAAAACACCTGAAGGGCAAAAGTTTTTGTTTAATAAAGAAGTTGATGCAGTTTTCCCAGTGCTTCATGGGCTTTATGGAGAGGATGGAACAATTCAAGGCTTGTGCAAGCTATTAAATCTTCCATGTGTTGGTCCTGGAGTTATGTCTTCTGCTGTGTGTATGGACAAGATTTATACAAAATATTTGCTAGAAAGATTTGGCGTAAAGCAAGCGGAGTATGTGGTAGTAAATGCCTATGAATATAAAGAAGATTACAAACAAATAATAGATAAAATCGAAAAGAAGCTACCTTATCCAATGTTTATTAAGCCTTCTAACAGCGGCTCATCTGTTGGTATTACTAAAGCTCACAGTACTCAAGAACTTATAGCTGGACTTACAGAAGCACTAAAATATGACAGGAAGATTTTGGTGGAAAGAGGAATAAATGCAAGGGAAGTAGAAGTTGCAGTGCTTGGAAATGACTATCCTAAGGCTGCAGTACCTGGTGAAATAATACCAGCTAAGGAATTCTATGATTACGAAGCTAAATATCAAAATGAGGCATCGAAGCTTTTGATACCAGCTGCTTTGAGCAATGAGAAGCTGGAAGCTATAAAAGATGAAGCTGTTAAGGTTTATAGAGCATTAGATTGTGCTGGTATGGCTAGAGTGGATTTTTTGGTTGATAAAGATACTCAAGAAGTTTATTTGAATGAAGTAAACACTATTCCTGGTTTTACAAAGATAAGCATGTACCCAAAAATGTGGCAAGCATCTGG
- the spoIIR gene encoding stage II sporulation protein R, whose translation MKKVICGFICLGIITMLFTNGYSIKGKNESVQTSISNKLIRFHVIANSDSAQDQALKLKIRDKVLEYISPKLKNSKSIEESRTILKSNDEAIRKIAQEVVKKNGYNYVVETELSKQTFPVKTYGNITLPQGDYEAYRILIGSAAGQNWWCVMFPPLCFIDISKGEVSYTETEKSMKKVLSEEEYKALDNTKDKIEDDSKIVVKFKVVELIDKLLNK comes from the coding sequence ATGAAAAAAGTAATTTGTGGATTTATCTGTTTAGGCATTATAACTATGCTGTTTACAAATGGTTATTCAATAAAAGGTAAAAATGAATCTGTGCAAACTTCTATTTCAAATAAATTAATAAGATTTCATGTTATAGCAAACAGTGATAGCGCTCAGGATCAGGCTTTAAAGCTTAAAATTAGAGATAAGGTGTTAGAGTATATATCTCCAAAGCTTAAAAATTCAAAGTCAATTGAGGAGTCCAGAACAATACTAAAATCTAATGACGAGGCTATTAGAAAAATAGCTCAAGAAGTTGTTAAAAAAAATGGTTACAACTATGTTGTAGAAACTGAATTATCCAAGCAAACTTTTCCTGTTAAGACCTATGGAAACATAACGCTTCCTCAAGGTGATTATGAGGCTTACAGAATATTAATTGGCAGCGCAGCTGGTCAAAACTGGTGGTGCGTTATGTTCCCTCCGCTATGCTTCATTGATATAAGCAAGGGAGAGGTATCTTATACGGAAACAGAAAAGTCTATGAAAAAAGTTCTTTCTGAAGAAGAATATAAAGCTCTTGATAATACTAAGGATAAAATAGAAGATGACAGTAAAATAGTGGTTAAGTTTAAAGTTGTAGAATTAATTGATAAACTGCTTAATAAATAA
- the ypeB gene encoding germination protein YpeB — protein sequence MKMSRKRIIYTIAVTLIVVFSTTFAVLMTLERNDYRNYLQGEYSKSMYELITSIDNIRLNLGKAAVTGTREQKIVTFQEIFRHSATANDKLHSLPIPQQNIDNTSKFITQVGDFCYSLVRASTEGRDLTEDEYNTIDRLKTNAFALQNDLNGALSEINEGRVRWGEIRQKASGVFAKGNEESIATQFASIQKQVAQYPSLIYDGPFSDNVLDIKPKILGQKEVSLNEALETVNKAVGKDRIAKVDNLPNDGKTRVPSYRFNVTLKGREAHESVVICEVSKNGGKIVYLLDNRLVNTSTMEMDKAIETGIKYLENLGYKNMISTYSLRYDNTAVINYVFKQNNVVIYPDQIKLKIALDDGSITGVESEKFLVAHDENRKIEPAKISQADAQTKISKRLNVKSVRLTLIPTESNKEVLCYEFAGEYKEDKYMVYINAQTGFEQRILQIINTPNGEMTM from the coding sequence ATGAAAATGAGTAGAAAAAGAATAATATATACAATAGCTGTTACCCTGATAGTGGTTTTCTCAACCACATTTGCCGTTTTGATGACCTTGGAAAGAAATGATTATAGAAATTATCTTCAGGGAGAGTACAGCAAGAGTATGTATGAACTCATAACTTCAATCGATAACATTAGGCTAAATCTAGGAAAAGCAGCTGTTACTGGTACACGAGAGCAGAAAATAGTCACTTTCCAAGAAATTTTCAGACACAGCGCTACAGCTAACGATAAACTGCACTCTCTACCAATACCACAGCAGAACATTGATAATACAAGTAAATTTATCACACAAGTTGGAGATTTTTGCTATAGTCTCGTGAGAGCCTCAACCGAAGGCAGGGATTTAACTGAAGATGAGTATAACACAATAGACAGACTGAAAACAAATGCCTTTGCACTTCAAAATGATTTAAATGGAGCTTTATCTGAAATAAATGAGGGAAGAGTTAGATGGGGTGAAATAAGACAGAAGGCTAGTGGTGTATTTGCTAAAGGAAATGAAGAATCCATTGCTACCCAATTTGCTTCAATACAAAAGCAGGTTGCTCAATATCCATCACTTATATACGATGGACCTTTTTCAGATAATGTATTAGATATAAAGCCTAAAATATTAGGACAGAAGGAAGTATCTTTAAACGAAGCACTTGAAACGGTGAACAAAGCTGTGGGCAAAGATAGAATTGCTAAAGTTGATAATCTTCCTAATGATGGCAAAACACGAGTTCCTTCTTATAGATTTAATGTTACATTAAAAGGAAGGGAAGCTCATGAAAGTGTAGTTATCTGTGAAGTAAGCAAGAATGGTGGAAAAATAGTATATCTATTAGATAATAGGTTAGTTAATACCTCAACTATGGAAATGGATAAAGCAATAGAAACAGGTATAAAGTATCTTGAAAATCTAGGTTATAAAAATATGATTTCTACCTATAGTTTAAGGTATGATAATACAGCTGTTATAAATTATGTATTTAAACAAAATAATGTTGTAATTTATCCGGATCAAATAAAGCTAAAAATTGCTTTAGATGATGGAAGCATAACCGGAGTAGAATCGGAAAAGTTTCTGGTAGCTCATGATGAAAATAGAAAAATAGAGCCTGCAAAGATTTCTCAGGCTGATGCACAAACAAAAATAAGCAAGAGACTAAATGTAAAATCAGTTAGGCTAACATTAATTCCAACCGAAAGTAATAAGGAAGTTTTGTGCTATGAATTTGCAGGAGAATATAAAGAAGATAAATATATGGTGTACATAAATGCACAAACAGGCTTTGAGCAGAGAATACTTCAAATAATAAACACTCCAAACGGCGAAATGACAATGTAA